A single window of Zea mays cultivar B73 chromosome 10, Zm-B73-REFERENCE-NAM-5.0, whole genome shotgun sequence DNA harbors:
- the mbd123 gene encoding uncharacterized protein LOC100383923, producing the protein MDSFEGSDHITQRKVVPAKHIALVDGKNEPAVEGLPNGWLKECRPRKNRYGSRVKSDTFYIDPINGYEFHSLKDVHRYLESGDISKCIRLPNKRKIEDLHTKEDQSHHTGKLSDHTQLDTADESNRYDLPEGTNALGYALQNPESGENNENIALSKPDNISSIQIEAGQVEATEDKSIQSGSIEYTPGEAKSVTRKGIDVKEKPKGKKYKTKHAKGIAIPLRSSPRLAALKISQEANNATRDGHIGTQTDTNNVPEPKQVEKPRRKTNSSVIPERKDGEPTRSCAETLPSLPNQIQGASFPQSSGDAGCQDAPAEAPVLRQQAGAGQGETSDGLPGSALTSLFQHVWSDPCLVFAFRTLLGDIPVLDDARAYRSSAYDGNRDYYLPPQNMNKNAAANWSALAYDSNRNHAQVDHVMPRTSDTFYSSGWFPPQ; encoded by the exons ATGGATTCTTTTGAGGGCTCTGATCATATAACTCAAAGAAAGGTTGTTCCTGCAAAACATATTGCATTG GTTGATGGAAAGAATGAGCCTGCTGTAGAGGGGTTGCCTAATGGTTGGCTGAAAGAATGCAGGCCTAGAAAGAACCGATATGGATCCAGAGTCAAGAGTGACACG TTCTATATTGATCCAATCAATGGATACGAATTTCACTCTCTCAAGGATGTACACCGCTATCTTGAATCTGGAGACATCAGTAAATGTATTAGATTGCCAAACAAGAGAAAAATTGAGGACCTGCATACTAAAGAGGACCAATCTCATCAT ACAGGAAAACTATCAGATCATACCCAGCTGGATACTGCTGATGAGTCTAATCGATATGATCTACCGGAAGGTACCAATGCACTGGGATATGCTCTGCAAAATCCAGAAAGCGGAGAGAATAATGAAAACATTGCACTGTCCAAGCCTGACAATATAAGCTCAATCCAAATTGAAGCTGGTCAGGTTGAAGCTACAGAAGATAAGAGCATCCAATCAGGCTCTATAGAATACACTCCAGGGGAAGCTAAATCTGTCACTAGGAAAGGAATAGATGTGAAGGAGAAACCGAAGGGGAAAAAGTACAAAACTAAACATGCCAAAGGGATTGCTATACCTCTTAGATCGTCACCTCGTTTAGCTGCACTGAAGATTAGCCAGGAAGCAAATAATGCAACCAGAGATGGACATATTGGCACACAGACAGACACCAATAACGTGCCAGAACCAAAGCAAGTCGAAAAACCCAGGCGAAAGACGAATTCTTCTGTAATTCCTGAGAGGAAAGATGGGGAACCTACCAGGAGTTGTGCAGAAACCCTTCCTTCACTTCCCAATCAGATACAGGGAGCATCATTCCCACAGTCTTCAGGAGATGCTGGATGCCAGGATGCACCAGCCGAGGCACCTGTTCTGCGACAACAAGCAGGAGCAGGACAAGGCGAAACATCTGATGGTTTGCCTGGATCTGCCCTGACGTCGCTGTTTCAACATGTCTGGTCAGACCCGTGCCTTGTGTTCGCGTTCAGGACTCTCCTGGGTGATATCCCTGTTCTTGATGACGCTCGAGCATATCGGTCTTCGGCTTATGATGGTAACAGAGACTACTACCTTCCACCACAGAACATGAATAAAAATGCTGCAGCCAACTGGTCCGCTCTGGCTTATGATAGTAACAGAAACCACGCGCAAGTCGACCATGTTATGCCGAGGACATCAGATACGTTCTACAGCAGTGGTTGGTTCCCTCCCCAGTGA